The proteins below are encoded in one region of Apium graveolens cultivar Ventura chromosome 4, ASM990537v1, whole genome shotgun sequence:
- the LOC141719852 gene encoding G-type lectin S-receptor-like serine/threonine-protein kinase At4g27290, which translates to METHVDIPNDDGNVFLFHVSLNSQVAAPAAIDIIKANQILRDGSTIVSSGGHFELGFVSVGSSTNQYVGIWYKKISQKTIVWIANRETPLSATSGLLKLNSNGNLVILNASDDVVWSSNSSTSLNDPVLQLLDSGNLVIRDGTDSDPDHFLWQSFDKPGNTQLPGAKIGWNFETGFERYLTSWKNEDDPSPGIYTNRVTRNGFPQLIVRKGSDIFTRGGSWNGVRFSGTPNFNPNQIFTSDFVSNDKELYYRYEVVNSSVVMRKIVNSFGYIQRLVWIEKTQTWQIYFSAPIDNCDRYGVCGAYGSCNVNDSPVCKCFNGFQPKDKKEWDATDWSSGCARKVPLSCANGEGFVKHSGLKLPDTQRSWFDTNMALMNVREHA; encoded by the exons ATGGAAACTCATGTCGATATTCCAAATGATGATGGAAACGT TTTCTTGTTCCATGTTTCATTAAACTCTCAAGTAGCAGCGCCAGCAGCTATAGACATTATAAAAGCCAACCAAATACTTAGAGATGGAAGCACTATTGTTTCATCTGGTGGCCATTTCGAGCTTGGTTTCGTTAGTGTGGGAAGTTCCACCAATCAATACGTGGGCATATGGTATAAGAAGATATCGCAAAAGACAATTGTGTGGATTGCCAACAGAGAAACTCCTCTTAGTGCTACATCTGGTCTCCTAAAACTTAACAGCAACGGAAATCTTGTCATTCTCAATGCTTCTGATGATGTAGTTTGGTCATCAAACTCCTCGACATCTCTGAATGATCCTGTGTTGCAGCTGTTGGATTCTGGAAATCTTGTCATTAGAGATGGCACTGACAGTGACCCTGATCATTTCCTCTGGCAAAGTTTTGATAAACCTGGAAATACTCAATTACCGGGTGCTAAGATTGGGTGGAATTTTGAAACCGGGTTCGAAAGATATCTCACTTCTTGGAAAAATGAGGATGATCCATCTCCAGGTATATACACAAATCGTGTTACTCGTAATGGATTTCCACAGCTTATCGTACGTAAAGGTTCTGATATATTTACACGAGGTGGGTCTTGGAATGGTGTTCGATTTTCTGGCACGCCTAACTTCAATCCCAACCAAATCTTTACGTCCGATTTTGTTTCTAACGATAAGGAGTTGTATTACCGTTATGAAGTTGTTAATAGTTCTGTCGTTATGAGGAAGATAGTGAATTCATTTGGCTATATACAAAGATTGGTCTGGATTGAAAAAACTCAAACTTGGCAGATTTATTTTTCTGCTCCGATAGATAATTGTGATCGTTACGGGGTATGTGGAGCTTATGGGAGCTGTAACGTTAACGATTCTCCTGTATGCAAGTGCTTTAATGGATTTCAGCCAAAAGATAAAAAAGAATGGGATGCTACAGATTGGTCTAGTGGATGTGCAAGAAAAGTTCCATTGAGTTGTGCGAAT